The genomic region AGAGGGAGAAAAACAACTGTCTTCACGCAGTGTAGCAGCGCACGTTTACCGTCAACTGTCAACTGTTAACTGTCAACCAATGACCAATGACAACCTTGCGAAAGATCTCACCACTATACCTACAAATTTAAATCGGGATGACAGGATTTGAACCTGCGACATCCTGCTCCCAAAGCAGGCGCGCTACCAAGCTGCGCTACATCCCGTAGCTGACACTCTTTCTAGAGTAACACAAGTACCCCAAAAATTAACTCAGAAGTTTAGATAAGATATTGAAAACTTTGCATGGAGCGAGCTTAAGTAGAAGTTATATCCAGATTGACCCAAGTTTGGACTTCACCACCAGGTTCGATATAAATCAGATCGGTTCCCGTATTTAAAGCATTGCGGGGAGCCGTCCAAGGCTCCAAACAATAGTAGTCCTTGCCCTTAATTGTCCAGAAAACTAGCGTACCGTAATAATTACTGCTCCATGTCAGTTGTAAACGCTGAGAATTGTCGCTGACACTCGCCTTTTGGTTTGAGAGTGGTCGGAAGGCTAAATCGAGTTCTTCTTGCTCGAAATCAAAATTTCCGCTGAAGGCGTGCATTTCCTTCGTAATTTGATTTTGAAACTGAGTTGCTGGAATCTCAAATTTCAAATTCATTTTGTCAGAGACTTGGAAATAAGGGTGTAGCCCGGTCGAAAATGGCATGGGAGCGGATGAGTGATTGACAAACCGCTGCCAGATGCCCAGCCAGTTACCTTTAAACTCATAGGTAAACTCTACTTGGAAGTCGAACGGGTAAACCGTGCGAGTTTGCTCGTTACTATTGAGAACGAGCGTGAGGCTAGCACTATCGCTTTTAGCCTCAGAGTCGATCGCTTCCCAAGGTAGATCGCGAGCAAAACCATGTTGCTTAAGCGTGTATTGCTGTCCTTGATACGTGTAGGTATTATCCGGTAAGTTCCCGCAGATCGGAAACAAAATGGGAATTCCACCTCGTATGCTCATTTCAGGACGAGCAAACCGTTCCGCGTCCAAGTAAAGAATTTCTTCTCCCCGAACGCGCCAGCGGGTAATAATTCCCCCTCGTTCTGGCACGACTTCCAACAGAGAATCAGTAGATGCATCCGTCAGAAAGTAGGTCTGGTATTGTTGTTTTTGCTGTGAAACTTCAAACACCTAATTTTGTCCTCGCTTTTTGCTGTCATTTGTCAATAGTCATTTGTCATTTGTAACAGCCCATGACGAATGACCAATGACCAATGATTAATTACTCGTCTTCCGCAAAAATGAAGCGATACAGTTCGCTGGGATCGGGTTCTGGACTACTTTCTGCAAATTGTACGGCTTCGTCAATCGTCTGCTGAATTTTGCGATCGATCGCCTTGAGTTCTTCTTGCTGGACGAGGTTTTGCTCGACTAAATAAGCTGCTAATCTCGTGATTGGATCGCGAGCAAACCAAAACTCTTTTTCTGTCTTGGTACGCAGTTCGTCAGGATCGGCGAGAGAGTGACCTCGAAAACGATAGGTGAGGGCTTCAATGAGAGTTGGTCCTTCTCCGGCACGGGCGCGGGCTACTGCCTCTCTAGCTACGGCGTGGACTGCTAGCACGTCCATTCCGTCTACTTCCACTCCCTCCATGCCAAACACGCTGGCTTTTTTATAAATTTCTGGCTGGGAAGTTGCCCGTTCGTGCGCCATCCCGATCGCCCACTTATTATTTTCGACGACAAATAAAATCGGTAATTTCCACAAAGCCGCCATATTTAGCGTTTCGTAGAACTGACCGTTGTTGCAGGCTCCATCGCCAAAAAAGCAAGCTGTCACTTGGTCGGCAGTTGCATCTCCTAGCGCTTCGCGACGATACTTAGACTGAAATGCTGCACCAGCGGCGACGGGAATGCCTTCAGCAACAAAAGCATAGCCACCAAGTAAGCGATGCTCGGCAGAAAACATATGCATCGAACCGCCACGCCCTTTACTACAGCCTGTAGCCTTACCGAATAACTCTGCCAATACTTCTTTAGCAGGGACTCCCGCACTTAGAGCATGGACGTGATCGCGGTAAGTGCTGCAAACATAATCTTCTCCCGGTCGCATTGCCTTGACTACGCCAGAAGAGACGGCTTCTTGACCGTTATATAGGTGAACGAAGCCAAACATCTTACCGCGATAATACATTTCGGCGCATTTATCTTCAAACATGCGCCCCAAAACCATATCCTCGTAAAGCACTAGCCCTTGTTCTCTGGTGATTTGGGCTGTAGCAGCGTGAAAAACGGGTAAAGTCCGCTCCTGAACCATTACTATGTAATACCTTTGCGATCGCTAATATGAAATTATTTTTTAAGATAACCTGTTATCAGTTATCAGTTATCAGTTGTCAGTGATTAGTGACTGGTGGCTGGTGACTAGACAGAAGAATTTAGCACCAGCCACTAGCCACTAGCTACTATTCACTCCTCTATTAAGTAAAATTTCAGTTCGCAACGACTCAACGATCCATGCTTCAAGCTGGTAGATAAAATAACTTTGAGGTTAAAATCCACAAGTTATCATATAGGCACGTTTTTCCATAGCTTGGCAAAACGCTGTCGGTTGACATCTCGATATAAATAAACTGTTTATTTTCTCACGGTGCAGGGGAGCTTAACTGTGCGCGTTCCATTAGATTACTATCGCATTTTGGGACTACCACCCAATTTTTTTCAGCCGATGAGTGCGGAACAGTTGCAACAAGCTTACCGCGATCGCACCGCGCAACTGCCGCAACGCGAGTATTCTTTGACAGCGATCGAGATTCGCAATCAACTCATATCTCTCGCCTATCGAGTCCTGTCCGATCCCCAACAGCGACAGCGCTACGATGCTGAATATCGTGCCTCTGCTGATGAATTAGCAAACAGTGGGGTGATGAATGGTGCTGCGGATGGCGAATTTGATGAAGATGAGAACGCGCCATCTAAGAGTTTCGATCGTAATTTCGACCGTAATTTTGAACTTGAACCTGAAACCGATCGCCTCAGTATTGAAATTGCCGACGATCTGCTGATTGGAGCGCTGATAATTCTGCAAGATGCGGGAGAATGCGAACTGGTATTGAACTTAGGTCAGTCTTTCCTCAGCAATAGCGATCTTGCAGCAGATAGCGACGCTCAAAGCGATCGCCCTGATATTGTCCTAGCTGTGGCTCTTGCTTATCTACAACAAGGACGAGAGCAATGGCAGAACGACCGATATGAAAATGCAGCTGTTTCTCTGCAAGCGGGGTATAGCTTGTTAGAACGAGAAAGGCTATTTCCCGATACTGCGGCAGAAATTGCTGCCGACCTAGAGAAACTGCGCCCCTATCGCATTTTAGAATTGGTATCGCAACCCGAATCTCACATTGCCGAAAGGCAGCGAGGGTTGCAGCTGTTACAGGATATTTTGCGCGATCGCCAAGGGATTGAAGGTACTGGCAATGATGGTTCGGGTCTGAGTATTGAGGATTTTCTCGGCTTTATTCAACAACTACGAGACTACCTCACAGCCGCAGAACAGCAAAGTCTATTTGAAGCAGAAAGCCAGCGTCCTTCAGCAGTAGCAACGTATTTAGCTGTCTACGCCTCCATTGCCATGGGGTTTGCGGCACGAATGCCCGCATTGATTCACCAAGCCAAAATCCTGCTGCTGCGGTTGGGAAAACGCCAAGATTTATATCTAGAACAAGCAATCTGCTCTCTGCTACTAGGGCAAACAGTAGAAGCAACTGAAGCCCTTCAACACAGTCAAGAAGAAGAACCTCTAGCCGTTATCCGCAAAAATTCTCAAGGTGCGCCCGATCTTCTACCTGGTTTGTGTCTGTACAGCGAAACGTGGTTACAAACAGAAGTCTTTCCTCACTTTCGCGATTTGGCGACTCGAACGGCTTCGCTCAAAGACTATTTTGCCGATCCTGGCGTGCAGGAATACTTAGAAGCTTTACCAAGCCAGCCCGACTATGCGATCGCAGAATACCAGTTTGTCGCTCCAGCAGACCGCGCTACGGACAGAAACGAGCGGATAGCAGCTAGCAATGGACAACGACAGGCGATCGCAGCCGCAAGCAGCA from Chroococcidiopsis sp. SAG 2025 harbors:
- a CDS encoding aldose epimerase — translated: MFEVSQQKQQYQTYFLTDASTDSLLEVVPERGGIITRWRVRGEEILYLDAERFARPEMSIRGGIPILFPICGNLPDNTYTYQGQQYTLKQHGFARDLPWEAIDSEAKSDSASLTLVLNSNEQTRTVYPFDFQVEFTYEFKGNWLGIWQRFVNHSSAPMPFSTGLHPYFQVSDKMNLKFEIPATQFQNQITKEMHAFSGNFDFEQEELDLAFRPLSNQKASVSDNSQRLQLTWSSNYYGTLVFWTIKGKDYYCLEPWTAPRNALNTGTDLIYIEPGGEVQTWVNLDITST
- the pdhA gene encoding pyruvate dehydrogenase (acetyl-transferring) E1 component subunit alpha, with translation MVQERTLPVFHAATAQITREQGLVLYEDMVLGRMFEDKCAEMYYRGKMFGFVHLYNGQEAVSSGVVKAMRPGEDYVCSTYRDHVHALSAGVPAKEVLAELFGKATGCSKGRGGSMHMFSAEHRLLGGYAFVAEGIPVAAGAAFQSKYRREALGDATADQVTACFFGDGACNNGQFYETLNMAALWKLPILFVVENNKWAIGMAHERATSQPEIYKKASVFGMEGVEVDGMDVLAVHAVAREAVARARAGEGPTLIEALTYRFRGHSLADPDELRTKTEKEFWFARDPITRLAAYLVEQNLVQQEELKAIDRKIQQTIDEAVQFAESSPEPDPSELYRFIFAEDE
- a CDS encoding IMS domain-containing protein, with amino-acid sequence MRVPLDYYRILGLPPNFFQPMSAEQLQQAYRDRTAQLPQREYSLTAIEIRNQLISLAYRVLSDPQQRQRYDAEYRASADELANSGVMNGAADGEFDEDENAPSKSFDRNFDRNFELEPETDRLSIEIADDLLIGALIILQDAGECELVLNLGQSFLSNSDLAADSDAQSDRPDIVLAVALAYLQQGREQWQNDRYENAAVSLQAGYSLLERERLFPDTAAEIAADLEKLRPYRILELVSQPESHIAERQRGLQLLQDILRDRQGIEGTGNDGSGLSIEDFLGFIQQLRDYLTAAEQQSLFEAESQRPSAVATYLAVYASIAMGFAARMPALIHQAKILLLRLGKRQDLYLEQAICSLLLGQTVEATEALQHSQEEEPLAVIRKNSQGAPDLLPGLCLYSETWLQTEVFPHFRDLATRTASLKDYFADPGVQEYLEALPSQPDYAIAEYQFVAPADRATDRNERIAASNGQRQAIAAASSRGAGELGGRGDDSSSQGTVAVLSNPAPVTASSSATATSGVEATPPRQRRNSKNRPPRRGSYDRGKERSSGAIGFGSLKIGRLAILLGGGTLGLAILWFLISQIFALFHRTATPPIAQQPPVVSEQLVVELNQPPVAIPRPQPKPAVPKPLNRDTAAPVVQAWLAAKAAAFGSEHATDKLKQILVEPALSQWQKRVQDDLLNRRVRHYKHSLQVNDVKNDPKNSDRAQIEATVVEVAQIYERNRLNRAASYNEKLRVQYNLVRQNGNWRIQTMKVLK